From one Lotus japonicus ecotype B-129 chromosome 3, LjGifu_v1.2 genomic stretch:
- the LOC130743368 gene encoding uncharacterized protein LOC130743368, which yields MASQFDDVINLRPGKETWRMLVKIIRIWYSQGYTNSKLPLSLEMVVMDAKGDKIHVIIRKTIMYKFETTLIDGNVYSMSYFEVADNTGLFKPTKHPYKVNFQFNTEVRPMNQNPISVDPYSFVPLADVMSTAYDTNFLIDVIGILTVVGTERVIESHGKKTKMNVIEIDSYGVKMECALFGPYVEDLNLFLNGGEMVNVVILLQFVKVKTWQGNLSLQNVHGATKMLFNPAVDIAVAVMERFSASNDTGSQSLSQLQDSSKVVDEEDFLILTPRKTIAQVHDMKENSVCIVYATISYVEEGMDWWYTACKCNKKVYPDEKMYFCEVCNRHVVHVIPM from the exons ATGGCTTCTCAATTCGATGATGTGATTAATCTTCGACCTGGGAAGGAGACATGGAGGATGCTGGTCAAGATCATACGCATCTGGTATAGCCAGGGCTATACTAATTCCAAATTACCATTATCTCTGGAAATGGTTGTAATGGATGCCAAG GGGGATAAAATACATGTCATCATTAGGAAGACAATCATGTATAAATTTGAGACGACTCTTATTGACGGAAACGTCTATAGCATGTCCTATTTTGAGGTTGCTGACAATACTGGGTTGTTCAAACCAACTAAACACCCCTACAAAGTTAATTTCCAGTTTAACACTGAAGTCCGCCCAATGAACCAAAATCCCATTTCTGTTGATCCTTATTCGTTCGTCCCTCTTGCTGACGTGATGTCTACCGCTTATGATACAAATTTTTTAATTG ACGTCATTGGAATCCTCACTGTTGTTGGAACTGAGAGGGTGATTGAAAGTCATGGAAAGAAAACAAAGATGAATGTCATTGAAATTGACTCTTATGG GGTCAAGATGGAGTGTGCCTTATTTGGACCCTATGTCGAAGATCTCAATCTGTTCCTTAATGGTGGTGAAATGGTGAACGTAGTTATTCTTCTCCAATTTGTCAAAGTCAAGACATGGCAAGGGAATTTGTCTTTGCAAAATGTGCATGGGGCTACAAAAATGTTGTTTAACCCCGCAGTCGACATAGCTGTGGCTGTCATGGAAAG GTTTTCAGCAAGTAATGATACAGGATCGCAATCTCTAAGTCAGCTTCAAGATTCAAGCAAGGTTGTAGATGAAGAGGACTTCTTAATCTTAACCCCTCGAAAGACCATTGCGCAAGTCCATGACATGAAGGAG AATTCGGTGTGCATTGTATATGCCACTATCAGCTATGTAGAAGAGGGTATGGACTGGTGGTACACTGCATGTAAATGCAATAAAAAAGTTTATCCAGATGAAAAGATGTATTTCTGTGAGGTCTGCAACCGCCACGTTGTCCACGTTATCCCAATGTGA